A genomic segment from Perognathus longimembris pacificus isolate PPM17 chromosome 15, ASM2315922v1, whole genome shotgun sequence encodes:
- the Colec12 gene encoding collectin-12, whose protein sequence is MKDDFAEEEEVQSFGYKRFGIQEGTQCTKCKNNWALKFSIILLYILCALLTITVAILGYKVVEKMDDVTGGMETSRQTYDDKLTAVESDLKKLGDQTGKKALSTNSELSTFRSDILDLRQQLHEITEKTTKNKDTLEKLQASGDVLVDRQSQLKESLENNSFLITTVNKTLQAYNGYVTNLQQDTSVLQGNLQNQMYSHNVVIMNLNNLNLTQLQQRNLITNLQRSVDDTSQAIQRIKNDFQNLQQVFLQAKKDTDWLKEKVHSLQTLAVNNSALAKANNDTLEDMNSQLSSFTGQMDNITTISQANEQNLKDLQDSHKDAENRTAIKFSQLEERFQLFETDIVNIISNISYTAHHLRTLTSNLNEVRTTCTDTLTKHTDDLTFLNNTLANIRLDSVSLRMQQDMMRSRLDTEVANLSVIMEEMKLVDSKHGQLIKNFTILQGPPGPRGPKGDRGSQGPPGPTGNKGQKGEKGEPGPPGPTGERGPIGPAGPPGERGGKGSKGSQGPKGSRGTPGKPGPQGPSGDPGPPGPPGKDGLPGPQGPPGFQGLQGTVGEPGVPGPRGLPGLPGVPGMPGPKGPPGPPGPSGAVEPLALQNVPTPVPEANGCPPHWKNFTDKCYYFSVEKEIFEDAKLFCEDKSAHLVFINSREEQQWIKKQIVGRDSHWIGLTDLEKENEWKWLDGTPADYKNWKAGQPDNWGHGHGPGEDCAGLIYAGQWNDFQCEDINNFICEKNRDRVLSSAL, encoded by the exons GTATTCAGGAAGGAACACAATGTACCAAATGTAAAAATAACTGGGCACTGAAGTTTTCTATCATATTATTATACATTTTGTGTGCCTTGCTAACCATCACAGTAGCCATTTTGGGATATAAAG TTGTAGAGAAAATGGACGATGTCACAGGTGGCATGGAAACATCTCGCCAAACCTATGATGACAAGCTCACAGCAGTGGAGAGTGACCTGAAAAAACTAG GGGACCAAACTGGAAAGAAAGCTCTAAGCACCAACTCAGAACTTTCTACCTTCCGATCAGACATTCTGGATCTTCGTCAACAACTCCATGAGATTACAGAAAAAACTACCAAGAACAAAGACACACTGGAGAAGTTACAGGCAAGTGGGGATGTGCTTGTAGATAGGCAGAGTCAACTGAAAGAATCTTTGGAGAATAATTCTTTCCTCATCACCACCGTAAACAAAACCCTCCAGGCATATAATGGCTATGTGACGAATCTACAACAAGACACCAGCGTGCTGCAGGGCAATCTGCAGAACCAAATGTACTCTCACAACGTGGTCATCATGAATCTCAACAACCTGAACCTGACCCAGCTGCAGCAGAGGAACCTCATCACCAATTTGCAGAGGTCTGTAGATGACACAAGCCAGGCCATCCAGCGAATCAAGAATGACTTTCAGAATCTGCAGCAGGTTTTCCTTCAAGCCAAAAAGGACACTGATTGGCTAAAGGAGAAAGTACATAGCTTACAGACCCTGGCTGTCAACAACTCAGCCTTGGCCAAAGCCAACAACGATACCCTAGAGGATATGAACAGCCAGCTCAGCTCATTTACCGGTCAGATGGACAACATCACCACTATCTCACAGGCCAATGAGCAGAACCTGAAAGACCTTCAGGACTCACACAAGGATGCAGAGAATAGAACAGCCATCAAGTTCAGCCAACTGGAGGAGCGCTTCCAGCTCTTTGAGACAGACATCGTGAACATCATCAGCAACATCAGCTACACAGCCCACCACCTGAGGACGCTGACCAGCAATCTGAATGAAGTCAGAACCACTTGCACAGATACCCTAACCAAACACACAGATGACCTGACCTTCTTGAATAATACACTGGCCAACATCCGATTGGATTCTGTTTCTCTTAGGATGCAACAAGACATGATGAGGTCAAGGTTAGACACTGAAGTGGCCAACTTATCAGTGATTATGGAAGAAATGAAATTGGTAGACTCCAAGCATGGTCAGCTCATCAAGAATTTTACAATACTCCAAG gtCCTCCTGGCCCCAGAGGCCCAAAAGGTGACAGAGGATCTCAAGGCCCACCTGGTCCCACTGGCAACAAAgggcagaaaggagaaaagggggagCCTGGCCCACCAGGCCCTACAGGGGAAAGAGGCCCAATCGGACCAGCCGGCCCACCTGGAGAACGCGGCGGCAAAGGCTCCAAAGGCTCCCAGGGCCCCAAAGGCTCTCGTGGGACCCCTGGCAAGCCAGGACCTCAGGGCCCCAGTGGCGACCCAGGCCCTCCAGGCCCACCAGGCAAAGATGGACTCCCTGGCCCTCAAGGGCCTCCTGGTTTCCAGGGACTGCAGGGCACCGTGGGGGAGCCTGGGGTACCTGGACCACGGGGGCTACCAGGCTTGCCAGGAGTGCCAGGCATGCCAGGCCCCAAAGGGCCCCCAGGACCTCCAGGCCCATCTGGGGCTGTGGAGCCCCTGGCTTTGCAGAATGTGCCAACTCCAGTACCAGAGGCCAATG GCTGTCCACCTCATTGGAAGAATTTCACAGACAAATGTTACTATTTTTCGGTGGAAAAAGAAATTTTTGAGGATGCAAAACTTTTTTGTGAAGACAAGTCTGCACATTTAGTTTTCATAAACTCAAGAGAGGAACAG CAATGGATAAAGAAGCAGATCGTAGGAAGAGACAGCCACTGGATTGGCCTCACAGACTTGGAGAAGGAAAACGAGTGGAAGTGGCTGGACGGGACACCTGCAGACTACAA